The Magnolia sinica isolate HGM2019 chromosome 9, MsV1, whole genome shotgun sequence genome contains a region encoding:
- the LOC131256203 gene encoding proline-rich receptor-like protein kinase PERK15, which yields MITRRDLPTMDFPTRLKIALGLAKGLAYLHEDCHPKIIHRDIQTANILLDNNFEATDYHASIHDATSMEAQVIGLSSLPFLFCFNCVLFHLYVCTNVENKSIPWICILIDGI from the exons ATGATTACAAGAAGGGATCTTCCCACCATGGATTTTCCTACCAGACTCAAGATTGCATTAGGATTGGCTAAAGGACTCGCCTACCTTCACGAAGATT GCCACCCGAAGATTATACATCGTGATATTCAAACTGCCAACATTCTCTTGGACAACAATTTTGAAGCCACG GACTATCATGCTAGCATTCAtgatgcaacatcaatggaagcACAAGTTATAGGCCTATCATCTTTACCATTTCTCTTTTGTTTTAATTGTGTTTTGTTTCATTTGTATGTTTGTACAAATGTTGAGAATAAAAGTATCCCttggatttgtattttaattgatgggaTATAA